From the genome of Neomonachus schauinslandi chromosome 5, ASM220157v2, whole genome shotgun sequence, one region includes:
- the ZNF641 gene encoding zinc finger protein 641 isoform X1: MQCEDKSQFGFAAKMLSEQTAVLGTGWESMNVQLDGAEPQVERGSQEEGPWRTAPGPLEHLCCDLEEEPQSLQEKAQSAPWVPAIPQEGSTGDWEMAAALLAAGSQGLVTIKDVSLCFSQEEWRSLDPSQTDFYGEYVMQENCGIVVSLRFPIPKLDMLSQLEGGEEQWVPDPQDLEERDILRVTYTGDGSEHEGDTPELEAEPPRMLSSVSEDTVLWNPEQDESWDSMPRGSRGMLLGPPFLQEDSFSNLLCSTEMDSLLRPHTCPQCGKQFVWGSHLARHQQTHTGERPYSCLKCEKSFGRRHHLIRHQKTHLHDKPSRCSECGKNFRCNSHLASHQRVHAEGKSCKGQEVGESPGARKRQRAPPVPKCHVCTECGKSFGRRHHLVRHWLTHTGEKPFQCPRCEKSFGRKHHLDRHLLTHQGQSPRSSWDRGTSVF; this comes from the exons ATGCAGTGTGAGGATAA GTCACAATTTGGGTTTGCAGCAAAAATGCTTTCAGAACAGACTGCAGTCCTGGGGACAGGATGGGAGTCAATGAATGTCCAGCTGGATGGAGCAGAGCCTCAGGTGGAAAGGGGAAGCCAAGAAGAGGGGCCATGGAGAACAGCACCAGGGCCACTGGAACACCTATGCTGTGACCTTGAAGAGGAGCCACAGTCCCTTCAGGAGAAGG ctCAGTCAGCTCCCTGGGTTCCTGCCATTCCCCAGGAGGGGAGCACCGGAGATTGGGAGATGGCAGCTGCACTTCTTGCGGCAGGATCACAG GGCCTGGTAACCATCAAGGATGTGTCATTGTGCTTCTCTCAGGAGGAGTGGCGGAGCCTGGACCCTTCTCAGACAGACTTTTATGGAGAATATGTCATGCAGGAAAACTGTGGGATAGTGGTCTCTCTAA GATTTCCAATTCCCAAACTGGACATGCTTTCTCAactagaaggaggggaagaacaATGGGTTCCTGACCCTCAGGACTTGGAGGAGAGGGACATCCTGAGGGTCACATATACAG GAGATGGAAGTGAGCACGAGGGTGATACCCCTGAACTAGAAGCAGAACCTCCCCGAATGTTATCTAGTGTGTCTGAAGATACTGTTCTCTGGAACCCAGAACAGGATGAGAGCTGGGATTCCATGCCCAGGGGCTCCAGAGGAATGCTCCTGGGCCCACCTTTTCTTCAGGAAGATAGCTTCTCAAACCTTCTATGTAGCACAGAGATGGATTCCCTATTAAGACCACACACATGCCCCCAATGTGGGAAACAGTTTGTGTGGGGCTCCCACCTTGCCAGGCACCAGCAAACACACACTGGGGAGCGGCCCTACAGCTGCCTCAAGTGTGAAAAGAGCTTCGGGCGAAGACACCACCTGATCCGGCACCAGAAAACCCACCTACATGACAAGCCCAGCAGGTGCTCAGAGTGTGGCAAGAATTTCCGATGCAACTCCCATCTGGCCAGCCACCAGAGAGTGCATGCGGAAGGCAAATCCTGCAAGGGCCAAGAGGTTGGAGAGAGCCCAGGGGCTAGGAAACGGCAGCGTGCCCCACCAGTGCCAAAGTGCCATGTGTGCACTGAGTGTGGGAAGAGTTTTGGCCGACGGCACCACCTGGTGAGACACTGGCTGACCCATACTGGGGAGAAGCCCTTCCAGTGCCCTCGCTGTGAAAAGAGCTTTGGCCGTAAACATCACCTGGACAGACACCTGCTGACCCACCAGGGACAAAGTCCCCGGAGCAGCTGGGACAGAGGGACATCTGTCTTTTGA
- the ZNF641 gene encoding zinc finger protein 641 isoform X2 — translation MLSEQTAVLGTGWESMNVQLDGAEPQVERGSQEEGPWRTAPGPLEHLCCDLEEEPQSLQEKAQSAPWVPAIPQEGSTGDWEMAAALLAAGSQGLVTIKDVSLCFSQEEWRSLDPSQTDFYGEYVMQENCGIVVSLRFPIPKLDMLSQLEGGEEQWVPDPQDLEERDILRVTYTGDGSEHEGDTPELEAEPPRMLSSVSEDTVLWNPEQDESWDSMPRGSRGMLLGPPFLQEDSFSNLLCSTEMDSLLRPHTCPQCGKQFVWGSHLARHQQTHTGERPYSCLKCEKSFGRRHHLIRHQKTHLHDKPSRCSECGKNFRCNSHLASHQRVHAEGKSCKGQEVGESPGARKRQRAPPVPKCHVCTECGKSFGRRHHLVRHWLTHTGEKPFQCPRCEKSFGRKHHLDRHLLTHQGQSPRSSWDRGTSVF, via the exons ATGCTTTCAGAACAGACTGCAGTCCTGGGGACAGGATGGGAGTCAATGAATGTCCAGCTGGATGGAGCAGAGCCTCAGGTGGAAAGGGGAAGCCAAGAAGAGGGGCCATGGAGAACAGCACCAGGGCCACTGGAACACCTATGCTGTGACCTTGAAGAGGAGCCACAGTCCCTTCAGGAGAAGG ctCAGTCAGCTCCCTGGGTTCCTGCCATTCCCCAGGAGGGGAGCACCGGAGATTGGGAGATGGCAGCTGCACTTCTTGCGGCAGGATCACAG GGCCTGGTAACCATCAAGGATGTGTCATTGTGCTTCTCTCAGGAGGAGTGGCGGAGCCTGGACCCTTCTCAGACAGACTTTTATGGAGAATATGTCATGCAGGAAAACTGTGGGATAGTGGTCTCTCTAA GATTTCCAATTCCCAAACTGGACATGCTTTCTCAactagaaggaggggaagaacaATGGGTTCCTGACCCTCAGGACTTGGAGGAGAGGGACATCCTGAGGGTCACATATACAG GAGATGGAAGTGAGCACGAGGGTGATACCCCTGAACTAGAAGCAGAACCTCCCCGAATGTTATCTAGTGTGTCTGAAGATACTGTTCTCTGGAACCCAGAACAGGATGAGAGCTGGGATTCCATGCCCAGGGGCTCCAGAGGAATGCTCCTGGGCCCACCTTTTCTTCAGGAAGATAGCTTCTCAAACCTTCTATGTAGCACAGAGATGGATTCCCTATTAAGACCACACACATGCCCCCAATGTGGGAAACAGTTTGTGTGGGGCTCCCACCTTGCCAGGCACCAGCAAACACACACTGGGGAGCGGCCCTACAGCTGCCTCAAGTGTGAAAAGAGCTTCGGGCGAAGACACCACCTGATCCGGCACCAGAAAACCCACCTACATGACAAGCCCAGCAGGTGCTCAGAGTGTGGCAAGAATTTCCGATGCAACTCCCATCTGGCCAGCCACCAGAGAGTGCATGCGGAAGGCAAATCCTGCAAGGGCCAAGAGGTTGGAGAGAGCCCAGGGGCTAGGAAACGGCAGCGTGCCCCACCAGTGCCAAAGTGCCATGTGTGCACTGAGTGTGGGAAGAGTTTTGGCCGACGGCACCACCTGGTGAGACACTGGCTGACCCATACTGGGGAGAAGCCCTTCCAGTGCCCTCGCTGTGAAAAGAGCTTTGGCCGTAAACATCACCTGGACAGACACCTGCTGACCCACCAGGGACAAAGTCCCCGGAGCAGCTGGGACAGAGGGACATCTGTCTTTTGA
- the LOC110593576 gene encoding testis-specific H1 histone — protein MPSSTVCTVLDSCFEASSFTHYWFYTVEVNGNTAPALVGVAQKQWPRRGGSGAMAEVAGPTGEFKGTEVKTQQAPEKTLTAVPRRGLRSVLKVSQLLLRAITAHKGLTLAALKKELGNAGYVVRRKCCRHSGDAPWSEVKGTLLRVSGSDASGYFRVWKIPKPKRRPGRLRLEEGARSSRRTLPGPRSPRRRCTHRGAAKKAREVWRRSTKVNTRGRKIRPRAKDSVRSRAREEVRAKGMDEGRGRTMKEDIRPRTREDKKRPGPKPREEKKQDPVKPVKRTIQKTALVKTDRSSSSQGKTHDLRAARTKTSTKSESLQNAAGYS, from the coding sequence CTCCCGCCTTGGTGGGGGTGGCCCAAAAGCAGTGGCCCCGCAGAGGCGGGAGCGGGGCCATGGCTGAGGTGGCTGGGCCCACTGGTGAATTCAAAGGCACTGAAGTTAAAACCCAGCAGGCCCCGGAGAAAACCCTCACGGCCGTGCCGAGGCGGGGCCTGCGCTCCGTGCTCAAAGTGTCCCAGCTGTTGCTCCGAGCCATCACCGCGCACAAAGGGCTGACTCTGGCTGCCCTCAAGAAGGAGCTTGGAAATGCTGGCTACGTAGTGCGCCGTAAGTGCTGCCGCCACTCGGGCGATGCACCCTGGTCTGAGGTTAAGGGCACGCTTCTCCGGGTCAGCGGCAGCGATGCCTCTGGCTACTTCAGGGTCTGGAAGATTCCGAAGCCGAAGAGAAGGCCAGGACGCCTGAGGTTGGAGGAGGGCGCGCGCTCTTCGAGGAGGACCCTTCCCGGGCCGCGGAGCCCACGCCGGCGCTGCACGCATCGCGGGGCAGCCAAGAAGGCCAGGGAAGTCTGGAGACGCAGCACGAAAGTAAACACAAGGGGGCGGAAGATAAGGCCAAGAGCCAAGGACTCGGTGCGTTCCAGAGCCAGGGAGGAAGTGAGGGCCAAGGGGATGGACGAGGGGAGAGGACGGACCATGAAGGAAGACATCAGGCCTAGGACCCGAGAGGACAAAAAGAGGCCAGGCCCGAAGCCCCGGGAAGAGAAGAAGCAGGACCCGGTGAAGCCGGTAAAACGCACCATCCAGAAGACAGCCTTGGTTAAAACTGACCGAAGTTCCAGCAGTCAGGGGAAGACTCATGACCTAAGGGCTGCTCGCACAAAGACTTCCACTAAATCTGAAAGTCTTCAGAATGCAGCCGGGTATTCGTAG